A genome region from Triticum aestivum cultivar Chinese Spring chromosome 2B, IWGSC CS RefSeq v2.1, whole genome shotgun sequence includes the following:
- the LOC123046725 gene encoding uncharacterized protein, which produces MAPELSPIARMLRGEAGNGRGGAAKTSEMVTMDLLGGCGGDAGVEDEVVDLEVKVPAGWERRLDLLSGKTFLTPHRHQAAQDGHQDLNLPPTASTPAAVTTTSAAFCTLDMVRYALERAAAARSATSPDTSSSSLASTSSSSSSLGKRSRSPPSSTGSPAANPAMRACACPSCFTYVLIAEADPWCPRCASKVPPLPSKPAAHSSGKKPRIDLNADADETE; this is translated from the exons ATGGCGCCGGAGCTGAGCCCCATCGCGAGGATGCTCCGCGGGGAGGCGGGGAATGGTAGGGGCGGCGCGGCGAAGACGTCGGAGATGGTGACCATGGATCTGCTCGGCGGGTGCGGCGGCGATGCCGGCGTGGAGGACGAGGTCGTCGACCTGGAGGTCAAGGTGCCCGCCGGATGGGAGAGACGGCTCGACCTGCTG TCCGGCAAGACGTTCTTGACTCCTCATCGCCACCAGGCCGCCCAAGACGGCCACCAGGACCTCAACCTGCCTCCCACGGCATCCACCCCCGCCGCCGTCACCACCACCTCCGCTGCGTTTTGCACCCTCGACATGGTCCGCTACGCCCTagagcgcgccgccgccgcgcggtCCGCCACCTCGCCGGACACGTCGTCCTCCTCGTTGGCGTCCACCTCATCCTCGTCCTCCTCGCTGGGAAAGCGCAGCCGCTCGCCGCCTTCAAGCACGGGGTCGCCCGCCGCGAACCCGGCCATGCGCGCGTGTGCGTGCCCGTCCTGCTTCACGTACGTGCTCATTGCCGAGGCCGACCCCTGGTGCCCACGGTGCGCGTCGAAGGTGCCGCCGCTTCCCAGTAAGCCCGCCGCCCACAGCAGCGGGAAGAAGCCTAGGATTGACCTCAATGCTGACGCCGACGAGACCGAGTGA